In Oxyura jamaicensis isolate SHBP4307 breed ruddy duck chromosome 20, BPBGC_Ojam_1.0, whole genome shotgun sequence, the following are encoded in one genomic region:
- the LOC118176894 gene encoding protein-glutamine gamma-glutamyltransferase 6-like, with protein MDHASFDVGQDMIVFLGSLKITNINWQSKLNKAAHHTSDYSNTEVILRRGQAFTITLNFQTTVQPSDNFTFIASTGPSPAESQQTKVIFNLSEEGASGWSATQEHSEHGCMNFTIVSPANAVIGRYKLKLQIDSGNKVSSAFLGQFVLLFNPWCPNDDVYMANEKDRQEYVLNDSGIIFHGLEKYIQQEAWNYGQFEEDILDISLAILDRSLNHRKDPSVDVSNRNNPIYVSRVISAMVNSNDEKGVVEGKWNGKYCSGTNPLHWSGSVTILRKWYRGRYKPVRYGQCWVFAGVMCTVLRSLGIPTRVITNFNSAHDRNINLSIDKYIDISGKTLHLTEDSVWNFHVWNESWFIRRDLGSFYDGWQVLDATPQEKSKGIFQCGPASTKAIKEGDVNLDYDSSFVFAAVNADCVTWIHYSNKRKERIYSNTRKIGKFISTKAVGTNSRVDVTDNYKYPEGSLKERQVYKKALKLLGVSSTERRTKVTRRRRRFSVAWRQNMTVPTGKPTISGKLNLDASPVIGQDILLTLLLRNLITDFKNIKVKLSASAVLYTRKPKTEILQWSRSIQLGSEEVKEIPFKISYSQYKNALMDDRKILVTALCKVRQGASLLMEKDILLQDPFLTIKVFGPTVVHKAANVQVTFTNPLSEMVTDCVLRAEGSGLLKEQLQINVARMAPMESSTIEFEIIPYKSGRRQLQVDLVSNHFSDIKGFVMLDVTPIQ; from the exons ATGGACCATGCATCTTTTGATGTGGGCCAGGATATGATTGTCTTCCTGGGCT CcctgaaaataacaaacatcAATTGGCAATCCAAGCTAAATAAAGCCGCACATCACACATCTGATTACAGCAACACAGAAGTAATCTTGAGGAGAGGACAGGCCTTCACCATCACCCTAAACTTCCAAACAACAGTACAGCCTTCGGACAACTTCACATTTATTGCAAGCACAG GACCATCTCCAGCAGAGTCACAGCAGACCAAGGTCATATTTAACCTTTCTGAGGAAGGTGCCAGTGGCTGGAGTGCAACTCAAGAGCACAGTGAGCATGGCTGCATGAACTTCACGATAGTCAGCCCTGCCAATGCTGTCATTGGACGATACAAACTCAAACTCCAGATTGATTCTGGGAACAAGGTCTCATCAGCGTTCCTGGGCCAGTTTGTATTACTCTTCAATCCCTGGTGTCCGA ATGATGATGTCTATATGGCTAATGAAAAGGACCGACAAGAGTATGTTCTGAATGATAGTGGAATCATATTTCATggactggaaaaatatattcagcaAGAAGCTTGGAATTATGGACAG ttcGAAGAGGATATCCTTGATATCTCTCTGGCTATACTGGATAGAAGCTTGAACCACCGCAAAGATCCATCCGTTGATGTATCCAACAGAAACAATCCCATCTACGTGAGCAGGGTTATTAGTGCTATG gttaacAGCAATGATGAAAAGGGAGTAGTGGAAGGGAAGTGGAATGGAAAGTACTGTTCAGGAACCAACCCCTTGCACTGGAGTGGAAGCGTGACCATTCTTCGAAAGTGGTACAGAGGGAGATACAAACCCGTCCGGTACGGCCAATGCTGGGTCTTTGCAGGAGTAATGTGCACAG TTCTGAGATCCTTGGGAATACCTACCCGTGttattacaaactttaattctGCCCATGATAGGAATATAAACCTGAGTATTGATAAATACATTGACATTTCTGGAAAGACCCTGCACTTGACTGAAGACAGCGTGtg GAATTTCCATGTCTGGAATGAAAGCTGGTTTATTAGAAGAGATCTTGGCTCTTTTTATGATGGATGGCAGGTTTTGGATGCAACACCccaggaaaaaagcaaag GCATATTTCAGTGTGGCCCTGCCTCCACCAAAGCCATTAAGGAAGGGGATGTGAACCTGGATTATGACAGTTCATTTGTGTTTGCAGCAGTGAATGCTGACTGTGTTACTTGGATTCACTAtagcaacaaaagaaaagagagaatttaCTCCAATACTAGAAAGATTGGAAAATTTATCAGCACCAAAGCAGTGGGCACCAACTCCCGGGTGGATGTCACTGATAATTACAAATATCCAGAAG GATCCTTAAAAGAAAGGCAGGTATACAAAAAAGCACTGAAGCTGCTTGGTGTGAGCAGCACTGAAAGAAGAACCAAAGTTACAAGACGTAGAAGACGATTTTCAGTAGCATGGAGACAAAATATGACAGTGCCCACAGGAAAACCTACTATCTCAGGGAAGCTGAACCTGGATGCATCTCCTGTAATTGGCCAGGATATCCTCCTTACCTTGTTACTGAGGAACTTAATCACAGATTTCAAGAACATAAAGGTGAAACTGAGTGCTTCAGCTGTTCTCTACACAAGAAAACCAAAGACAGAGATTTTGCAGTGGTCTAGGTCTATTCAACTTGGATCTGAAGAag TGAAAGAAATTCCATTCAAGATCTCTTACTCCCAGTACAAAAATGCTCTGATGGATGACAGGAAGATCCTAGTGACTGCTCTGTGTAAAGTCAGACAGGGAGCCTCACTTCTAATGGAGAAGGATATTTTACTTCAGGATCCTTTTCTCACCATTAAG GTCTTTGGTCCAACAGTGGTACACAAGGCTGCTAATGTGCAGGTCACATTTACCAATCCACTGTCTGAAATGGTGACAGACTGTGTGCTGAGAGCAGAAGGTAGTGGCTTGCTCAAAGAACAGCTCCAAATCAA TGTGGCACGAATGGCCCCCATGGAGTCCTCAACAATTGAGTTTGAGATCATTCCCTACAAGAGTGGCAGAAGGCAGCTTCAGGTGGACTTGGTTTCCAACCATTTTTCAGACATTAAGGGATTCGTGATGCTTGATGTGACTCCCATCCAGTGA
- the LOC118176895 gene encoding protein-glutamine gamma-glutamyltransferase 6-like, translated as MADLTPTHISWQPSVNAGAHHTDKYANTELTVRRGQAFTITLYFNRPKQPGESLAFVTEIGPSPSESHHTKAVFNLSEVGASGWSAVQGSSESGYTTFTISSPANAIIGRYNLILQVISGNKIFSRFLGQFVMLFNPWCPGDDVYMANENERQEYVLNENGIIFVGNAKYIEARGWYYGQFQDQLLNTCLTMLDLSLYYRQDPAIDVSRRGDPKYVGRVISSMINGNDNDNGVLLGKWQGSFHSHENPSRWDGSVVILQKWRQDNYKPVQYGQCWVFAGVMCTVLRCLGIPTRLVSNFNSAHDVDRNLSIDKYYDSSGKSLNISKDSTWDYHVWNESWFIRPDLGTQYNGWQVLDATPQEQSKGLFQCGPASVIAIKEGDVDLDYDTLFVYTEVNADCNRWIVYNDGTKKRVYCDTEIIGRFISTKAVGSNSRVDVTYNYKYPEGSSEERRVYKKALAKIFGSNITEGHTEPPRERSSEAIRKPGISGKFKLAEPPIFGKDVTLILILNNLSSDHKTVKVDMSASTVLYTRRAVAEILKATASVDLGSKQGKHIRLKIPYSYYGKYLTTDKRIQVTALCEVMRTHGVKLLVEKTIILEDTNIIIKIPRRVVVNKAATLEISYANPLPEPVNRCVLLVTVMNQQVKIHLARLAPRERSRIYFEFTPRRTGPLQLQVDFSCDKFSHIKGFATIAVAPM; from the exons ATCTGACACCAACACATATCAGCTGGCAGCCATCAGTAAATGCAGGTGCACACCATACTGACAAATATGCTAACACTGAGTTGACTGTGAGGCGAGGACAAGCCTTCACTATTACTTTGTACTTCAACAGACCAAAGCAGCCTGGGGAGAGCCTAGCTTTTGTCACTGAAATAG GGCCATCCCCCTCAGAATCTCACCATACAAAGGCTGTATTTAACCTCTCTGAGGTGGGTGCAAGTGGCTGGAGTGCTGTCCAAGGATCCAGTGAGTCTGGCTACACGACTTTTACAATATCTAGCCCAGCCAATGCCATCATCGGACGATACAATCTCATCCTCCAGGTAATCTCAGGGAACAAGATCTTCTCCAGATTCCTGGGGCAGTTTGTGATGCTTTTCAACCCTTGGTGCCCAG GTGATGATGTTTACATGGCTAATGAAAATGAGAGACAGGAGTATGttctaaatgaaaatggaattaTCTTTGTGGGCAATGCAAAGTACATTGAAGCAAGAGGATGGTACTATGGACAG TTCCAAGATCAGCTTCTAAACACCTGTCTCACCATGCTTGATCTGAGTCTGTACTATCGTCAGGACCCAGCCATTGATGTATCCCGAAGAGGAGATCCTAAATATGTGGGCCGAGTAATCAGTTCTATG ATCAATGgaaatgataatgataatgGAGTTCTCCTTGGAAAGTGGCAAGGAAGTTTCCATTCACATGAGAATCCATCCAGATGGGATGGCAGTGTGGTAATCCTCCAGAAATGGCGTCAGGACAACTACAAACCAGTTCAATATGGCCAGTGCTGGGTTTTTGCAGGTGTGATGTGTACAG ttttgaggTGCTTGGGGATTCCAACTCGTTTGGTTTCAAATTTTAACTCTGCCCATGATGTGGATAGAAACCTCAGCATTGATAAATACTATGACAGCTCCGGGAAGAGTCTTAATATCAGCAAGGATTCCACGTG GGACTATCATGTGTGGAATGAAAGCTGGTTTATTCGCCCAGACCTGGGAACACAATACAATGGATGGCAAGTTTTAGATGCGACTCCGCAAGAACAAAGCAAAG gATTATTCCAGTGTGGTCCTGCATCTGTCATAGCCATCAAAGAAGGCGATGTAGACTTGGATTATGACACATTATTTGTATATACAGAGGTGAATGCTGATTGCAACAGATGGATAGTATACAATGATGGAACTAAGAAGAGAGTTTATTGTGATACTGAAATAATTGGCAGGTTTATCAGCACCAAAGCTGTGGGCAGCAATTCCCGTGTGGATGTCACTTATAACTACAAATACCCAGAAG GTTCTTCTGAGGAAAGACGAGTTTACAAAAAGGCTTTGGCCAAGATATTTGGATCGAACATCACAGAAGGACACACTGAACCTCCACGTGAAAGATCTTCAGAGGCCATTAGAAAACCTGGGATCTCTGGGAAGTTCAAGTTGGCTGAACCTCCAATATTTGGCAAAGATGTTACCCTTATCTTAATTCTCAATAACCTATCTTCTGACCACAAGACTGTGAAGGTGGACATGAGTGCATCAACTGTCCTGTACACAAGGAGAGCAGTGGCAGAGATCCTGAAGGCAACTGCATCTGTGGATCTCGGTTCTAAGCAAG GAAAACATATCCGGTTAAAAATCCCTTATTCTTATTATGGAAAATATCTGACTACTGACAAAAGGATTCAAGTTACCGCTTTGTGTGAAGTCATGCGCACGCATGGGGTAAAGCTGCTGGTGGAGAAGACAATTATTTTAGAGGACACAAACATCATcattaag ATTCCTCGGCGGGTTGTAGTGAACAAAGCTGCTACTCTAGAGATCTCATATGCCAATCCCCTCCCTGAACCTGTGAACCGCTGTGTACTACTAGTGACTGTGATGAATCAACAGGTCAAAATACA tctggcACGACTGGCACCAAGGGAGAGatcaagaatttattttgaatttacaCCTCGAAGGACTGGGCCCTTACAGCTGCAAGTAGACTTCTCTTGCGACAAATTTTCACATATTAAGGGCTTTGCAACCATTGCAGTAGCACCCATGTAG